The Dermacentor albipictus isolate Rhodes 1998 colony unplaced genomic scaffold, USDA_Dalb.pri_finalv2 scaffold_13, whole genome shotgun sequence region GTAGAGTGAGTGGACTATCGCCGTAGGACTTCAATGATAAAGTGCGTACTCGTACAAGTACAGAGAACCGAAAATTTAATCATCGCAAGCACGGGCGACAAGGAAGACGCCAAGATGCTGGCCAGAATCAGCAGAAGACAGCTCGGAGGCACTTACCACAACGTCAAAGGCAACATACGAACCCCTGACGACGTCTCCCGAGGCGTCATCAATGGCCTCATACCAGGAACAAGCACCGCAGAACTTATGGTAGGAATCCGAGCACCGGCACGATACACCGTCCTTCACGCCTGAATGATGGGTCAGTGGACCGCGGCAGTCGTATTCTTCAAAGGACCGCACGTTCCCTACTACATCATCTTGCAGAACGTAGACTTCGGCTGCAGACCATATCGCAAGTCAGTGCAGCACTGCCGCACCTGTGCCAACATGGGACACCGCCAAGACGTCTGTCCGAAACCTATCCCAGATATTTGCTACAAGTGCGGCAAGACTGGACAACCACAAGACCACGACTGCAAACCGAcctgcaagctctgcggagaagcgcacGAAATTGCAAGTACAGAGTGCAGGAAGAGACTGAATCCAAGCCCTCTACCCTACAATATACGGCAACAGCGCCTTAACAGAATACAAGAAAGAGACAACCGCTGGAGCTCCAGCAATGAAGAGTTCCCGGGGCTGGGCACCTCGGCCACCAGCTCGAGTAGTGTCAGTGCAGGCAGCTCATCCAGGCGCAGCAGCTCCAAGCCAATAATGAGAAGTGCTTCGCGCTCACGTTCCCGCTCTCACTCCCGCTCAGTCAAACGCGTGAGCTACGCCGATGCGGTAAACAGCTCGAGCGACTCGGGTGGCACGAGCAGCTTGGATGCACCGGCCGAAGCGGCAGTCATACGGGTCCTAGAAAACAAGCAGCAGAACCAGCAGAGCAAACTGCACAAACAGCACAGCCAATCGCAAAGCCAGCAGAACCTCATAGACAAGCTACTCCgcagtcaacagaaacagcaagagCTCACCGACAAACTGCTTCGAAAAtgcaaagaacaacaagaactcacagacaagcagcatcaaaaatgccaggagctcgaaaacataaacagaCAGCCGGGAACCACGTTGACCAAGGCCGACGTTGAAGCCATAGTGGATGCAAggtgcctgatatttcaagaagcctTTATGAAGAACATTCACGCCACAATGGAAAAAGTTGTCCAATCAGCAGTCGAAAAAACAGCCGCTACCTTCGAAAACAAGATCGCCACGTTAAACGCCAAAATTGATGGGATCGCACCACAGCTCAGCAATTTTATCGCGCATGTAAATAACAACTACATCACTAAAGCACAGCTCGACAATTCGCGCCCCACGACTCGGAAGAAGGCACGGGCGAACAGCCACAGCGACTGTCACTCGGTCTCGCCCACTCGCGATCGCCGACGCGAATTCGAATCCTACGACGATAGTGACCCCTAACCACAAGGCAAAAAACTAGCATTCAACTATACGCATATGGTAATGGAACTGTCGATCATACCGCCCTCGACACGCCAATCTACAAGAATTCGTCAAGCTGAATCAACCCAACGTCATAGCACTACAGGAaaccaagggccctataacgtaaaactattccaatatgtttctattccaatttcctgacgtcaaatttgcgtaac contains the following coding sequences:
- the LOC135915689 gene encoding uncharacterized protein; this encodes MGQWTAAVVFFKGPHVPYYIILQNVDFGCRPYRKSVQHCRTCANMGHRQDVCPKPIPDICYKCGKTGQPQDHDCKPTCKLCGEAHEIASTECRKRLNPSPLPYNIRQQRLNRIQERDNRWSSSNEEFPGLGTSATSSSSVSAGSSSRRSSSKPIMRSASRSRSRSHSRSVKRVSYADAVNSSSDSGGTSSLDAPAEAAVIRVLENKQQNQQSKLHKQHSQSQSQQNLIDKLLRSQQKQQELTDKLLRKCKEQQELTDKQHQKCQELENINRQPGTTLTKADVEAIVDAEIHVALSKLTRNTSPGKDWIVNKQLRNLPPQATEALLRYYNECWEKGELPAVWKHSDITMNPKPNKPLSLENPRPISLTSCAGKLFKHMVHDRITQYLEGNGHLPDTMFGFRQHLSTQGVL